In a single window of the Helicobacter felis ATCC 49179 genome:
- a CDS encoding efflux RND transporter permease subunit yields MYKFAIERPVTTLMFALMVVFFGTMALKKISVALFPNIDFPIVVVKTSYPGASADIVESKVTDKIEEAVMGVDGIKKVTSNSARNISIVVVEFVLEKPITTALNDIINKVSSVSFGDPNIRKPAIDKVDTSGQAILSIFLTSKQKSLAEINDHAKNIIKPMLQKIEGVGGVQLQGFQEKQVRIYADPSLMNKYGLTYVDLFNALKTQNLEMDGGKIVGDKKNYAILVDGNSYTLKDLANIQIGNHVRLGDIATLEKGIDPDITYASYGHDQGIVLEVQKIAGANEIKIVDGIYQEMEAMRAISADYELHPFLDTTDYTRHSIKDVKFDLILGGILAISVVFVFLRSFSITFVSAMSIPISVMGTFALINWMGFSLNMLTMVALTLSIGIIIDDAIVIIENIHKKLEAGMDKKTASYEGVHEIAFAIIAISAMLLSVFIPVGNMSGIVGRFFQSFGITVALAIVISYVVVVTVIPMLSSILVSPKPSALYKRTEPFFQGMEKTYARLLGWILNHKLIIGLMVAGVFFSSLHVAKKLGMEFILQEDRGMFYVFVKAKTDISLKEMLKKMQALQTVIEKDPDVEFDSMQIGYGSVQSTFKGKFYVRLKTPHARSQFAVMKDLRGKLHALPEAKDLVSINLSQVPLIGGGDSSPFQTFVYASSQDLVDKSVAGLKKFLLESPQMKGKVVGYHTNTSDSQIQYQLRVLRAASTKYGVSAQEIASVVSDAFSGENRVSYFKEHGHEYDIIIRVPANKKTEIDAIKRLQIRNKSGKLMFLDGLIEITERKVASNITRYNRQRSITVLARPAEGVNLSELLNQVQQHSQEWLAKGATYTFAGDADKLKETGAAFKVAIATAFILIYMILAALYESFLEPLIIMITMPLSFSGAFFALGLAHQPMSMFSLMGLILLIGMVGKNATLIIDIANDRRKEGHGIEKAIILAGESRLRPILMTTIAMVCGMLPLALASGQGAAMKSPIGIAMSGGLMVSMMLSLLVVPIFYRLLAPLDDKIKKFYQGSQ; encoded by the coding sequence GTGTATAAATTTGCCATTGAGAGACCTGTTACTACCTTAATGTTTGCGCTCATGGTGGTCTTTTTTGGGACCATGGCCCTCAAAAAGATCAGTGTCGCGCTTTTTCCCAATATTGACTTCCCCATTGTAGTAGTCAAAACCAGCTACCCGGGTGCGAGTGCAGACATTGTAGAGAGCAAGGTAACCGACAAGATTGAAGAAGCGGTCATGGGGGTGGATGGGATCAAAAAAGTTACCTCCAATAGCGCGCGCAATATTAGTATTGTGGTGGTGGAATTTGTGCTAGAAAAGCCTATCACCACAGCTCTCAATGACATCATTAACAAGGTGTCTTCTGTGAGTTTTGGCGATCCTAATATCCGCAAGCCTGCTATTGATAAGGTGGACACCAGCGGGCAGGCGATTCTCTCTATCTTTTTAACCAGTAAACAAAAATCTCTAGCCGAGATCAACGATCACGCCAAAAATATCATCAAGCCTATGTTACAAAAGATTGAGGGCGTGGGCGGGGTGCAATTACAAGGCTTTCAAGAAAAGCAGGTGCGCATCTATGCCGATCCTAGCTTGATGAATAAATACGGGCTCACTTATGTAGACCTCTTCAACGCCCTAAAGACCCAAAACCTAGAGATGGACGGGGGTAAGATTGTTGGGGACAAAAAAAATTACGCCATTTTAGTCGATGGCAATAGCTACACCCTAAAGGATTTAGCTAATATCCAAATAGGTAATCATGTGCGCTTAGGCGATATTGCTACTTTGGAAAAGGGGATTGATCCAGACATCACCTATGCGAGTTACGGGCACGATCAAGGCATCGTGCTAGAAGTGCAAAAAATTGCCGGGGCTAATGAAATTAAGATTGTAGATGGGATTTATCAAGAAATGGAGGCGATGCGCGCCATTAGTGCAGATTATGAACTGCACCCTTTCCTAGATACCACCGATTACACCCGCCACTCTATCAAAGATGTTAAGTTTGACTTGATCTTGGGGGGGATTTTAGCAATCTCTGTCGTCTTTGTGTTTTTGCGCAGTTTCTCTATCACCTTTGTTTCAGCCATGAGTATCCCCATCTCTGTAATGGGGACTTTTGCGCTCATCAATTGGATGGGCTTTTCGCTCAATATGCTCACAATGGTCGCTCTCACCCTCTCCATTGGGATTATTATTGACGATGCGATCGTAATCATTGAGAATATCCACAAAAAATTAGAAGCGGGGATGGATAAAAAGACCGCTAGTTATGAGGGTGTGCATGAGATCGCCTTTGCAATCATCGCCATTTCGGCTATGCTTTTATCTGTTTTTATCCCTGTGGGGAATATGAGTGGGATCGTGGGGCGTTTTTTCCAAAGTTTTGGGATCACGGTTGCCCTAGCCATTGTGATCTCTTATGTGGTGGTGGTTACAGTCATCCCTATGTTGAGCTCTATTTTAGTGAGTCCCAAACCCTCCGCACTTTACAAACGCACCGAGCCCTTTTTTCAGGGCATGGAAAAGACTTACGCGCGCTTGTTAGGCTGGATTTTGAATCATAAATTGATCATAGGACTAATGGTAGCAGGGGTATTTTTTTCGTCCCTACATGTAGCCAAAAAGTTAGGCATGGAATTTATTTTACAAGAAGATCGGGGCATGTTCTATGTCTTTGTGAAAGCTAAAACCGATATTAGCCTTAAAGAAATGCTCAAAAAAATGCAGGCCTTGCAAACCGTGATTGAGAAAGACCCCGATGTGGAGTTTGACTCTATGCAGATAGGCTATGGGAGTGTGCAAAGCACCTTTAAGGGGAAATTCTATGTGCGCTTAAAAACTCCCCATGCTCGAAGCCAATTTGCTGTTATGAAGGACTTGAGGGGTAAACTACATGCTTTGCCTGAGGCGAAGGATTTGGTTTCTATTAACCTATCTCAAGTGCCCTTAATTGGTGGGGGGGATAGTTCGCCCTTCCAAACCTTTGTCTACGCCTCCTCGCAGGATTTGGTCGATAAAAGTGTGGCGGGTCTGAAAAAATTCTTGCTAGAGAGTCCGCAGATGAAAGGCAAAGTCGTAGGTTACCACACCAACACTTCAGACTCTCAAATCCAATACCAGTTGAGAGTCTTGCGTGCGGCTAGTACAAAATATGGCGTGAGTGCCCAAGAGATCGCCTCTGTAGTGAGCGATGCGTTCTCTGGAGAAAACCGCGTGAGCTATTTTAAAGAGCATGGGCACGAATACGACATCATTATCCGCGTCCCTGCTAACAAAAAAACAGAGATCGATGCGATCAAACGCCTACAAATCCGCAATAAAAGCGGCAAATTGATGTTTTTAGATGGCTTGATTGAAATTACAGAACGCAAAGTCGCCTCTAATATCACCCGTTACAACCGCCAACGCAGTATTACCGTGCTAGCTAGGCCTGCTGAGGGGGTAAATTTAAGCGAGCTATTAAACCAAGTGCAACAACACTCTCAAGAATGGCTAGCCAAAGGCGCAACCTACACTTTTGCCGGCGATGCAGACAAACTTAAAGAAACCGGTGCTGCTTTTAAAGTGGCGATCGCTACAGCTTTTATTCTCATCTATATGATCTTAGCTGCCCTTTATGAATCTTTTTTAGAACCTTTAATCATCATGATCACCATGCCTTTAAGTTTCTCTGGGGCGTTTTTTGCTCTAGGTCTAGCCCACCAACCCATGAGCATGTTCTCTCTTATGGGCTTAATTCTTTTAATTGGAATGGTGGGCAAAAATGCCACTCTGATTATTGACATTGCCAACGATCGGCGTAAAGAGGGGCATGGCATTGAGAAGGCGATCATTTTAGCCGGCGAATCGCGTTTGCGCCCTATTTTGATGACGACCATCGCGATGGTGTGCGGGATGTTGCCCTTAGCTTTGGCGAGTGGGCAGGGTGCGGCGATGAAATCTCCTATAGGGATTGCGATGAGTGGGGGACTCATGGTATCTATGATGCTAAGCTTATTAGTTGTGCCTATTTTTTACCGCCTTTTAGCTCCCTTAGATGATAAAATTAAAAAATTTTATCAAGGATCGCAATGA
- a CDS encoding efflux RND transporter periplasmic adaptor subunit has protein sequence MIMKTILYVLLLLVGLQAKEVYAIFNVEALEDANLTLDSSGIVDAIYVDVGSVVKKGEVLLTLYNKDKKSQVNSIIQQYDFMQKQYERYKKIGSAIDKNTLDKYYADYRKLEFDRNYALAVVEKTILKAPFDGVIASKNIELGEGMGANNTVLFRLVSKRAKMLLEFDSKYLSNVKVGDKFIYSVDGKPEKKQVTITKIYPTIDTNTRKVSAEALLPPNSPLVPGVFGDGFIQ, from the coding sequence TTGATCATGAAAACTATTCTATATGTCTTACTGCTATTGGTAGGACTTCAGGCTAAAGAAGTGTATGCGATTTTCAATGTAGAAGCGCTTGAAGATGCGAATTTAACGCTGGATTCCTCCGGAATTGTGGATGCGATTTATGTCGATGTGGGGAGCGTGGTTAAAAAGGGAGAAGTGCTGCTCACTCTTTATAACAAAGATAAGAAATCTCAAGTTAATTCGATCATCCAGCAATACGATTTTATGCAAAAACAATATGAACGCTATAAGAAAATTGGGAGCGCGATTGATAAAAATACACTAGATAAATACTATGCAGATTATAGAAAGCTAGAATTCGATCGCAATTACGCCCTAGCAGTAGTGGAAAAGACGATCTTAAAAGCGCCCTTTGATGGTGTGATCGCTAGTAAAAATATCGAATTAGGCGAAGGGATGGGGGCCAATAACACGGTGCTTTTCCGCTTGGTGAGCAAGAGGGCAAAAATGCTCCTAGAGTTTGACTCTAAATACCTCTCAAATGTCAAGGTGGGAGACAAATTTATCTACAGTGTTGATGGCAAGCCAGAGAAAAAGCAGGTTACCATTACCAAAATTTACCCCACCATTGATACCAACACGCGTAAGGTGAGTGCAGAAGCCCTACTACCCCCCAATAGCCCATTGGTGCCGGGGGTCTTTGGGGATGGGTTTATCCAATAG
- a CDS encoding TolC family protein codes for MQELEVADDRKFSTIATSGALGLAQLIKNANNNYSLQAARLQVSQALKNHTIAKAAFLPTLNSNYTFNHRNRNTIDFPEYNMQLLNTKLDLNIFKGFSTINGVKEKSATYRSNVANMEYTRQTIYLQVVQQYYQYFNNMAQLVALKRKLAELRSDIKRVSQLFDQGLTTIDNLESAKAQGALSENDITDMEFAIEQNRLTLEYLTNSKIPSLKRTTILEPNLGIRERADLRSLREQITAIYYQNKQLNYYPSVDLTDDWQYYIQKPAFARGANNRLGNLFPNQQNTLAVVVSLDILSDIGLSLQKQSIRLGQLAQEKNLVYKKLEQQKDEQLYRKSLDMARSKIRSSEASLKSATVSYESIKKKYNASLVDFTTYLRALRTRFDAEVIYNQSLNNYEMQKANYIFYSGHHIQDYVR; via the coding sequence ATTCAGGAATTAGAGGTTGCAGACGATCGAAAATTTTCAACAATAGCTACAAGCGGCGCTCTAGGTCTAGCCCAACTTATTAAAAATGCCAATAACAACTATTCTTTACAGGCGGCTCGCCTACAGGTAAGTCAGGCCCTTAAGAACCACACCATCGCTAAAGCGGCTTTTTTGCCCACTCTAAATAGCAATTACACTTTTAACCATCGCAACAGGAATACTATAGATTTCCCCGAATACAACATGCAACTCCTTAACACTAAACTTGATTTAAATATTTTCAAGGGTTTTAGCACAATCAATGGCGTTAAGGAGAAATCTGCGACTTATCGCTCTAATGTAGCCAATATGGAATATACGAGGCAGACTATCTATTTGCAGGTGGTGCAACAATATTATCAGTATTTCAACAACATGGCGCAACTTGTCGCCCTCAAACGCAAGTTAGCCGAATTGCGTTCAGACATCAAACGGGTTAGCCAACTCTTCGATCAAGGATTAACCACCATCGATAATTTAGAGAGCGCGAAAGCTCAGGGAGCTTTGAGCGAAAATGATATTACAGATATGGAATTTGCGATTGAGCAAAACCGCCTGACTTTGGAGTATTTAACCAATTCTAAAATCCCTTCTTTGAAGCGCACCACCATTTTAGAACCTAATCTGGGCATTAGGGAGCGCGCCGATCTGCGATCCTTAAGAGAGCAAATTACAGCCATTTATTACCAAAATAAACAGCTCAATTACTATCCTAGCGTTGATTTGACCGATGATTGGCAATACTACATCCAAAAGCCCGCTTTTGCTCGGGGCGCAAATAATAGACTGGGCAACCTCTTCCCTAACCAACAAAACACTTTAGCGGTTGTGGTGAGTTTGGATATTTTGAGCGATATTGGCCTGAGTTTGCAAAAACAATCCATCCGCTTAGGACAACTGGCCCAAGAAAAAAATCTCGTTTATAAGAAGTTGGAACAACAAAAAGACGAACAACTTTACCGCAAATCCTTAGATATGGCGCGTTCCAAAATCCGTAGCTCTGAAGCGAGCTTAAAATCTGCCACCGTGTCTTATGAGAGTATCAAGAAAAAATATAACGCGAGTTTAGTAGATTTCACCACTTATCTTAGAGCGTTGCGCACTCGTTTTGATGCAGAAGTGATCTATAACCAATCACTCAATAACTACGAAATGCAAAAGGCCAATTATATTTTTTATAGCGGCCACCACATCCAAGATTATGTGCGCTAA
- a CDS encoding HU family DNA-binding protein: MKKLEFIDLMQKEGGFKDKKDTELAFNSFIKAIEKALSQHESVELVGFGKFEAVLQKGKKGKVPGSDKTYTTKDKMVPKFKPGKILKDAVATPPKIGKKKK, translated from the coding sequence ATGAAAAAATTGGAGTTTATAGATTTAATGCAAAAAGAGGGAGGGTTTAAGGATAAGAAGGACACTGAATTAGCGTTCAATAGTTTTATTAAAGCTATTGAAAAAGCGTTGAGTCAACATGAGAGCGTAGAGTTGGTAGGTTTTGGCAAATTTGAAGCTGTTTTGCAGAAAGGCAAAAAAGGCAAGGTACCCGGTAGCGACAAGACCTATACTACCAAAGATAAAATGGTGCCTAAGTTTAAACCCGGAAAAATCCTTAAAGATGCAGTAGCCACCCCTCCAAAAATTGGAAAAAAGAAAAAATAG
- the gap gene encoding type I glyceraldehyde-3-phosphate dehydrogenase, with protein sequence MRVAINGTGRIGLCAARIVAQHKNMELVAINSTCELDTLIHLLRYDSLHKHDERVEKVNEEGLCMGNSLFVRVLHERDPAKLDFGNAQVVLECTGKFNDYDLARAHLRNAVQKVVISAPATNTPTFVYGVNHKQYNDEPIISNASCTTNALAPLLLVLDEHFGIEHALMTTIHSYTNDQNLLDSKHKDLRRARAAALNMIPTSTGVNKALAHILPHLAPKVKGLALRVPTPVVSLIDLSVHTHQEMSLEGIHASMQLASRTNLQGVLGIDTHQRVSSDFIDSPFSAVYIEDQTLVLDKNHAKVLAWYDNEMGYSRRLVDMAYYTIKGATC encoded by the coding sequence GTGCGTGTAGCAATCAATGGGACTGGGCGCATTGGTTTGTGTGCCGCGCGTATTGTGGCGCAACATAAAAACATGGAGTTGGTTGCCATCAATTCTACTTGCGAGCTGGACACTCTAATCCATCTCCTGCGCTACGATTCCTTGCACAAGCACGATGAACGCGTGGAAAAGGTCAATGAAGAGGGTTTGTGCATGGGTAATAGTTTGTTTGTGCGTGTTTTGCATGAACGCGACCCCGCCAAGCTAGATTTTGGGAACGCGCAGGTGGTGCTGGAATGCACGGGCAAATTTAACGACTATGACCTCGCTAGGGCGCATCTAAGAAACGCCGTGCAAAAAGTGGTGATCTCTGCGCCTGCTACAAATACCCCCACTTTCGTTTATGGGGTCAATCATAAGCAATATAATGACGAGCCTATCATTTCTAACGCCTCTTGCACCACTAACGCGCTCGCGCCGCTATTATTGGTGTTGGACGAACACTTTGGCATAGAACACGCTTTGATGACCACAATCCACAGCTACACTAACGATCAAAACCTCCTAGATTCTAAACATAAAGACTTGCGCCGGGCACGCGCAGCCGCTTTGAATATGATCCCCACTAGCACAGGAGTTAACAAAGCCTTAGCCCATATTTTACCCCATCTAGCCCCCAAGGTTAAAGGTTTGGCTTTGCGCGTGCCTACCCCTGTGGTGAGCTTGATTGATTTGAGTGTGCATACCCACCAAGAAATGAGTTTAGAGGGTATCCATGCAAGCATGCAGTTAGCTAGTCGGACTAACTTACAGGGGGTTTTGGGCATTGACACCCACCAACGCGTTTCCAGCGATTTTATTGACAGCCCCTTTAGTGCGGTGTATATTGAAGATCAGACTTTGGTTTTGGATAAAAATCACGCTAAGGTATTGGCGTGGTATGATAATGAAATGGGCTATTCTCGAAGGCTTGTGGATATGGCCTACTATACGATAAAAGGAGCGACATGCTAG
- a CDS encoding phosphoglycerate kinase, with protein sequence MLAGIKRMQEVLGIQDVEIQNKNVLIRVDFNVPLDKDFNIMEDTRIRESIPTINYCIDNGAKSVILVGHLGRPDPKLDGQHESQFSLSHLVKRLERLLNKEVLFAHSLAMAQKLQAEHKHPVILVENLRFYRGEKENDAEFSKQLASLCDVYVNDAFGTSHRKHASTYGIAEFVPIKVAGFLLKKEINSFAKALANPLHPVLLVVGGSKVSSKLTLLRNILDRVDKIIIGGAMSNTFLKALGYNMQSSLVEDDLIEDALHILEKSKQKGVHVYLPVDVVSTTHLEHTDQVQITPAQDIPLNHMAVDIGPATSKLFSLVIQSSQTILWNGPLGVYEVPLFSRGSFQIAHSIANTYAFSLIGGGDTIDVLTRAGYKDSVSFISTGGGASLELLEGKILVAFEVLDRKS encoded by the coding sequence ATGCTAGCTGGAATCAAACGCATGCAAGAGGTTTTGGGGATTCAAGATGTAGAAATACAAAATAAAAATGTGCTTATCCGTGTGGATTTCAATGTGCCTTTGGATAAAGATTTCAATATCATGGAAGACACGCGTATCCGCGAGAGTATCCCCACTATCAATTATTGTATTGACAATGGAGCAAAGTCTGTAATTTTAGTAGGGCATTTGGGCCGCCCTGATCCTAAACTAGATGGCCAACATGAGAGCCAATTTTCTCTTAGCCACTTGGTGAAACGCTTGGAGCGTCTGCTCAATAAAGAAGTCTTGTTTGCCCATTCTTTGGCTATGGCACAAAAGCTCCAAGCAGAACACAAACACCCCGTAATTTTAGTGGAGAATCTGCGTTTTTACAGGGGCGAAAAGGAGAATGACGCTGAATTTTCTAAGCAATTAGCTAGTCTGTGTGATGTCTATGTGAATGATGCCTTTGGCACAAGTCACCGCAAACATGCAAGCACCTATGGAATCGCTGAATTTGTGCCTATTAAAGTTGCTGGCTTTTTGCTTAAAAAGGAAATCAATTCTTTTGCCAAAGCTTTGGCTAATCCTTTACACCCTGTGCTCTTAGTGGTGGGAGGCTCTAAGGTCAGTTCTAAGCTAACTTTATTGCGCAACATTTTAGATCGCGTGGATAAAATTATCATCGGGGGCGCGATGAGCAACACCTTTTTAAAGGCATTGGGCTACAACATGCAATCTTCCTTAGTAGAAGATGACCTCATTGAAGACGCGCTTCATATTTTAGAAAAGTCCAAACAAAAAGGCGTGCATGTCTATTTACCTGTAGATGTAGTGAGCACCACTCACCTAGAACACACCGATCAAGTGCAAATTACTCCCGCTCAAGACATCCCTTTAAATCATATGGCCGTGGACATTGGTCCAGCGACCTCTAAGCTCTTTTCTTTAGTGATTCAAAGTAGCCAAACTATTCTTTGGAATGGTCCGCTTGGAGTTTATGAAGTGCCTTTATTTAGTCGGGGATCTTTTCAAATTGCCCATAGTATCGCTAACACTTATGCGTTTTCTTTGATTGGTGGAGGGGATACCATTGATGTGCTCACCCGTGCAGGTTATAAGGATAGTGTTAGCTTTATTTCTACAGGTGGGGGAGCGAGTTTGGAACTTTTAGAGGGCAAAATTTTAGTCGCCTTCGAAGTCTTGGATCGTAAATCATGA
- the corA gene encoding magnesium/cobalt transporter CorA, whose amino-acid sequence MINVFAKNNELVEVFTFQDFENFPFEEQNILWYELINPTFAELYCIAQNYDLNLYEDPEKSAVVKYWENSTSITINTYFIYKDSPLAFHTEAITYFIANNILFTLYHGDFPIFQEVQRRVLASPKKFHDGFDILGKILELYFEKGADCLEEVNRETSALRKQIVFDLEACTHEETLISLSFLQEFNMELRDSLFDKRRIITALLKSNKVDSETKKDFNIIIKDFNSLVEFSTANLNALDNIQNLFTSQVNVEQNKIIKLFTVATMAMMPPTLIGTIYGMNFEVMPELRWEFGYPVAIVAMVVSTILPILYFKKKGWL is encoded by the coding sequence ATGATCAATGTCTTTGCCAAAAATAACGAACTTGTAGAAGTTTTTACCTTTCAAGATTTTGAAAATTTTCCCTTTGAAGAGCAAAATATCCTATGGTATGAGCTCATCAACCCCACTTTTGCCGAACTCTATTGTATCGCCCAAAATTACGACCTTAATCTCTACGAAGACCCTGAAAAAAGCGCGGTAGTCAAGTATTGGGAAAACAGCACCTCTATCACTATCAACACCTACTTTATCTACAAAGACTCGCCTCTAGCTTTCCACACCGAAGCGATCACCTACTTTATTGCCAATAATATTCTTTTTACCCTCTACCATGGTGATTTTCCCATTTTCCAAGAAGTGCAACGGCGCGTATTGGCTAGCCCTAAAAAATTCCATGATGGTTTTGACATCTTGGGCAAAATCCTAGAACTCTATTTTGAAAAGGGTGCGGATTGCCTAGAAGAGGTTAATCGCGAAACCAGTGCCTTGCGTAAGCAAATCGTCTTTGATTTAGAAGCCTGCACTCACGAGGAAACCCTAATTTCTCTCTCTTTCTTGCAAGAATTTAACATGGAATTACGGGACTCGCTCTTTGACAAACGGCGCATCATCACTGCCCTTTTAAAGAGCAATAAAGTCGATAGCGAAACTAAGAAAGACTTCAACATTATCATCAAGGATTTTAATTCTTTGGTAGAGTTTAGCACGGCTAATCTCAACGCCCTAGATAATATTCAGAACCTTTTCACTTCTCAAGTCAATGTGGAGCAAAACAAGATTATCAAGCTTTTCACCGTAGCGACGATGGCGATGATGCCCCCTACCTTGATTGGCACTATTTATGGAATGAACTTTGAGGTGATGCCTGAATTGCGTTGGGAATTTGGTTATCCCGTTGCGATTGTCGCGATGGTCGTTTCGACTATCCTACCCATTTTATATTTTAAAAAGAAAGGTTGGCTCTAG
- a CDS encoding PepSY domain-containing protein → MRVQSIYKFHAYASVFFLPFALLFVISGVAFFLDFGSNSGAKITKWSVPLVAKEKELEFLLDFLKQKNIALPSKIEPRRHKGALLIGTAGYEVNINSQGDKSVITSIHRSVLGILMQVHKGKAGKPLVIFGIVFGVFLCLFYLSGLLMGFKRNNTKGILNAFVLGLIVLGGLLWFALN, encoded by the coding sequence ATGCGTGTTCAAAGCATCTATAAATTTCACGCCTATGCAAGCGTGTTTTTCTTGCCTTTTGCGTTGTTGTTTGTCATCAGTGGGGTGGCTTTCTTTTTAGATTTTGGTTCTAATAGCGGGGCCAAGATCACCAAGTGGAGCGTGCCCCTTGTGGCTAAAGAGAAAGAATTAGAGTTTCTCCTAGATTTTTTGAAACAAAAAAATATCGCCCTGCCCTCTAAAATCGAGCCTAGGAGGCATAAGGGGGCGTTGCTCATTGGCACGGCAGGCTATGAGGTCAATATTAACTCTCAGGGGGATAAAAGCGTCATTACGAGCATACATCGTAGTGTATTGGGCATACTCATGCAGGTGCACAAGGGCAAAGCCGGCAAACCCCTTGTAATCTTTGGCATTGTCTTTGGGGTGTTTTTGTGTTTGTTTTATCTGAGCGGATTGCTCATGGGCTTTAAGCGCAATAACACAAAAGGCATTCTTAACGCGTTTGTCTTAGGCTTAATTGTGCTAGGGGGCCTGCTTTGGTTTGCTCTCAACTAG
- a CDS encoding glutathionylspermidine synthase family protein, protein MRLNTLNPLSKQALEEIGLDWHTDPDQSPYISNDLVVVSQQEANAYYEACNELYDMFVETAQMVIEQERFFELDIPNSLIPMIKQSFEEDVHWHIYGRFDLAGGLDGQPIKLLEFNADTPTMLYESAVIQWALLKHNGYNEDLQFNNIHEALTQNFKRLVTLSEDVSQFENMYEGWKILFSSVRGSAEEERSVKFLQDAARSAGFETHFAYMDEVQFNPEEGVFFEGVNYEFLFKLVAWESIAIDEPELALLMQDMMANQNTIFLNPAYTLLFQSKRFLKVLWERYPNHPLLLEASYEPLKNKKQVRKVAFGREGANVQILNPDLSVVHQTQGVYGNHKPVYQEYAPLNQVGEFYYQPNVFFAYEACGLGFRKGGLVMDNYSKFVSHVLQ, encoded by the coding sequence ATGCGCCTTAACACTTTAAATCCCCTAAGTAAGCAAGCCCTAGAGGAGATCGGGCTAGATTGGCACACCGATCCCGATCAAAGTCCTTATATCAGCAATGATCTAGTTGTGGTGAGCCAGCAAGAAGCAAATGCCTATTATGAGGCTTGCAATGAGCTTTACGATATGTTTGTAGAGACTGCTCAGATGGTCATTGAACAAGAACGCTTTTTTGAGTTAGATATTCCTAATAGCTTGATTCCGATGATCAAACAAAGCTTTGAGGAAGATGTGCATTGGCATATTTACGGGCGTTTTGACTTGGCTGGAGGATTAGATGGCCAGCCTATAAAACTCTTGGAATTCAACGCTGACACCCCGACCATGCTCTATGAGAGTGCGGTGATCCAGTGGGCTTTGCTCAAACACAATGGCTATAATGAAGACCTACAGTTTAATAATATCCACGAAGCTCTCACACAGAATTTTAAACGCCTTGTAACTTTGAGCGAGGATGTGAGTCAATTTGAAAACATGTATGAGGGTTGGAAGATTCTTTTTTCCAGTGTACGGGGGAGTGCTGAAGAAGAGAGAAGTGTCAAATTTTTACAAGATGCTGCACGGAGCGCAGGCTTTGAAACGCATTTTGCCTATATGGATGAAGTGCAGTTTAACCCTGAGGAGGGGGTCTTTTTTGAGGGAGTGAATTACGAATTTCTGTTTAAACTCGTGGCTTGGGAGAGTATCGCTATTGATGAGCCCGAGCTAGCTTTGCTCATGCAAGACATGATGGCTAACCAAAATACGATTTTTTTGAACCCCGCTTACACGCTGTTATTCCAAAGTAAACGCTTTTTAAAAGTACTTTGGGAACGCTACCCTAACCATCCCTTGCTCTTAGAAGCTAGTTACGAACCCTTGAAAAACAAAAAACAAGTGCGCAAGGTTGCCTTTGGCAGAGAGGGAGCGAATGTGCAGATTTTAAACCCAGATTTAAGCGTTGTTCACCAAACACAGGGGGTTTATGGCAATCATAAACCAGTGTATCAAGAATACGCCCCACTCAACCAAGTGGGCGAATTTTACTACCAACCCAATGTCTTTTTTGCCTATGAAGCGTGTGGACTAGGCTTTCGTAAAGGGGGACTTGTGATGGATAATTATTCTAAATTTGTCAGCCATGTTTTGCAGTGA